The Clostridium felsineum DSM 794 region TATTTACTTGTCTTTTAAAATATTAGAATTCAGCGGAGAAGAGTTTTAACAATACAATTTTGGAAAAAGGCAAGTACTTAAAGTGTAGCCTTTTCCTTAAATCTTCCCATTATGACAGTGTTATAGTAGTTTCCATCCTTATGAATACGGTCATTTATTAATAAACCTTCCTTAATAAATCCGTGTTTTTCATATAAGCTAATTGCTTTTGTATTTGTTTCTACAACCGTTAGTGAAATTTTTTCGATTAAAGCTGTATCTGCCCACAATAAAACATTTTCTAAAAGGACTGTACCAATTGAAAAGCCCCAATACTGTTTTAAAATGCATATGCCAAATTCTGCTTTATGCCTGAATCTTGTAAGTTTATTTCCAATACACCTAGTAAAACCTACAATTTTTCCATCTATTTCAGCTACTAAAAATAGACTTTTGGGATCTTTTGAATCCTCATAAATAATTTCTTCAAAATTTTGCTTTGTCAGTAAGTTTTCATAAGGTACTCTATCTAGAAATTCTGTTTCTCCATCAATTTTAACCCTTAAGTTAGATAGTTCTTCTGCATCTAGGGGCACTGAACAACGTAATATACATTTTAATTTTCCTATTTCCATAATTTTATTTTCAATTATCATGTTTGCCTCCAAGGTTTATTATATTGCTTGTAGAATATCATTTTTTTTAAGGGAAGTATATAAAAACTATTAAAAATATAAATTATTAGTATTTGATATCGTTTTCTGTAAACTAAGGTCTCAAAAGGTGGATGTTACTATATATAAAAAATGTGATAATATTAAATAAATTGTAATTATTTATTTAAATGGATATAAATTCAAAAAGAGGGGCTTTATAATGAATAGAAGTATAACTAATTGTAATCTAAAATATAATAATTTAGTTTTGATATTAGGACTTGCTGGTTTTATTTCAGCAGCTGACAATTGGTTTGTATCACCAGCACTTGCACCAATTGCTTCAGAATTTAGTATATCAGTTTCTGTTGCTGGAATTATATTAACTTCGTATATGATTCCATATGGAGTTATGCAACCGGTATACGGATTTTTTAGTGACAAGTGGAGTAAGGTAAGTGTATTAAAGATTATTGTAGGAGGTCTGGCGGTAGGGACTGTGGGGAGTGCCTTTGCTAGAGGGTTACTACTAATGTGTTTGTTTCGTGTAATTACAGGTTTCTTCGCCGCAGGTATTATTGCTGTGTCTTTAGCTTTAATTGGAGATATAGTTCCCACGGTGGAGAGACAAGTATATGTAGGAAAGTTTATGGGAATTGTCTTCTTAGGACAAGGTTTAAGTGCAGGTTTAGGGGGATTAATTACTAAATATATTAGTTGGCGTGGCGCATTTGTTTTTTTTGGTGTTGTTGCAGCTATTTCAGATTTGATTTTAATAAAAGAACTTTCTAATGATTTAACTAAAACATCAGTTAATAATAAAGCGAATAATTTTTTTCTTAAAACTAAAATTGCAATATGTACACCTATAGGAAGGAAAATATTTCCATTAGCTTTAATAGCTGGATTTTTATTACTTGGATTATATTCTTATTTAGGATCGTTTTTGCATGATCTTATTCACTTAGATTATTTAGAGTGTGGACTAATAATAATGTTTTATGGATTTGCTTGCCTTATTGGAGGAACAAAGGTTGGAAAGATTAGCAGAAAATATGGCAAAAAAAATATAATACTTTTAGGTGCTGGATTTGCACTTATTACAGCTTTACTTTTATACTTTTTTCACTATTGGGAAGTTTCACTAATTGCAACGATTTTTTTGGGGTTTGGATATATATGTATTCAATCAACTCTAGCTACAATGGCCTTTGATGTTACACCAGAAAGCACTGGTTTGCCATCAGGTTTGATAGGATTGGGGCTTTTCGGGGGCGGAGGGCTCGGTAGCTTATTTTCCGGGTGGCTACTTTCTGTAGGAGGCTATGGATCAATTTGGATTATTTTTGCTATTGCATTAGTAATATTTGTTCTTATTATAACTAAGTTAAAATTTAATTAAGTTATATTACCCTCAATTGGGATGATATAAAATATTTATTAATTTGAAAGAAGGATTTATATGATTAGGAAAACTTTATGGGGTGCACATATGTTTGTTCCAGGCAATAATGCAGGATTCTTGTGTAAGTTACCAATAATAGATGTTAAAAACATAATTATTGATTTAGAATTTGCAACTAAAATTCCTTTTAAAACTGATGGTAGATATCTAACTCGTAATGCTATATCTTATATTAGAATGATTAGACCGGATATAAATATATGTGTTAGAGTAAATCTTTCTGCGGCTAAAAATTTGCAGGATGAAGATATTAAAATTATTGCAAAGAGTAGACCGGACTCTATCAGAATACCATCTGTAAGTAGTAAATATGAGGTTGAATATGTGGATGAGTTACTTACAAAGCTTGAAAAAGAAAATGATATAGAAGCTGGTAGTATCAAACTCCAACCTATGATTGAGAATCCACAGGGGTTAAAGCATGCATCAGAAATTATACAAGCAAGTCCACGTGTTCAGGCGATTGCACTGGGAGGAGAAGATTGGGCGTATAATTGTGGTCTTCATAGAACTATAGGAGGACATGAATTAGATTTAGTAAAGTTTGAAATGGTAACAATAGCAGCTGAGCATAAGATAATGGCTATTGATACTGTGTTTTCTTTTTTGAAGGATACAGAGGGGTTAATTGCTGATTGTAATCATAGTAAGGTATTAGGATTTAAAGCTAGATCTACAATAAATCCAAGACAAATTAATATAATTAATAAAATATATGCACCTCTAAAGGATGAAATAGAATGGGCAAAAACAACCTTAGAGGATCTTGAGGAAGTTAAATTTGGTGACAATATAAACTATGTATCAAAAGGAGTAATAGTGGACCCATTGTCTGTATATCAAGCAAAAAATATTATAAATAGTAATTTAGGTGAGGTGTGTTTAAATGAATTTAATTAAGGAAAATAATAACTTATTCGAAAGTATAACTCAAATAAAAAAACTGAAGACAAAATTAGATAAATTACAAATCAAAGAATGTATGTATAAATACAAAGCTCAAAGCACATATAAAACAAATGTAGAGATAAATGAATGGGATGGAGTAACTGTAATGCTTAAAGGTAAAAATACAGACTCTATAGAAAATGATTGGAAATGTTTACTTGAAATTATAGAGGATATTGTTAAAAATAAAAAGGAAAAGCCAGTTCAAAAATCTGAATTCGAAAAAAAGTTTTTCATTACTGATAAAAATAGAAGTTATACACGCCCATATGATATTTTATCAAGTAATTATGTCAATCAATATCCTAACGGTAGAATATAT contains the following coding sequences:
- a CDS encoding GNAT family N-acetyltransferase, which encodes MIIENKIMEIGKLKCILRCSVPLDAEELSNLRVKIDGETEFLDRVPYENLLTKQNFEEIIYEDSKDPKSLFLVAEIDGKIVGFTRCIGNKLTRFRHKAEFGICILKQYWGFSIGTVLLENVLLWADTALIEKISLTVVETNTKAISLYEKHGFIKEGLLINDRIHKDGNYYNTVIMGRFKEKATL
- a CDS encoding MFS transporter, producing the protein MNRSITNCNLKYNNLVLILGLAGFISAADNWFVSPALAPIASEFSISVSVAGIILTSYMIPYGVMQPVYGFFSDKWSKVSVLKIIVGGLAVGTVGSAFARGLLLMCLFRVITGFFAAGIIAVSLALIGDIVPTVERQVYVGKFMGIVFLGQGLSAGLGGLITKYISWRGAFVFFGVVAAISDLILIKELSNDLTKTSVNNKANNFFLKTKIAICTPIGRKIFPLALIAGFLLLGLYSYLGSFLHDLIHLDYLECGLIIMFYGFACLIGGTKVGKISRKYGKKNIILLGAGFALITALLLYFFHYWEVSLIATIFLGFGYICIQSTLATMAFDVTPESTGLPSGLIGLGLFGGGGLGSLFSGWLLSVGGYGSIWIIFAIALVIFVLIITKLKFN
- a CDS encoding HpcH/HpaI aldolase/citrate lyase family protein, yielding MIRKTLWGAHMFVPGNNAGFLCKLPIIDVKNIIIDLEFATKIPFKTDGRYLTRNAISYIRMIRPDINICVRVNLSAAKNLQDEDIKIIAKSRPDSIRIPSVSSKYEVEYVDELLTKLEKENDIEAGSIKLQPMIENPQGLKHASEIIQASPRVQAIALGGEDWAYNCGLHRTIGGHELDLVKFEMVTIAAEHKIMAIDTVFSFLKDTEGLIADCNHSKVLGFKARSTINPRQINIINKIYAPLKDEIEWAKTTLEDLEEVKFGDNINYVSKGVIVDPLSVYQAKNIINSNLGEVCLNEFN